The following are encoded in a window of Spea bombifrons isolate aSpeBom1 chromosome 2, aSpeBom1.2.pri, whole genome shotgun sequence genomic DNA:
- the LOC128473685 gene encoding mucin-5AC-like, whose protein sequence is NVIFTAAKTCNDCNSTNANCEEKPGYVICTCKAGFIGNGLNCTRIVFCDSTNCCPQGYLWNRATNVCNDIDECKSATLNKCAPQSNCINRNGVYLCSSAYSPQCQCDKDTDCINTTAGVQCADPCQFYEELDGAHRLFTINSTGRFATDRYNVGWFRYKNNYKIKEGCVGFLKCGSLEPLSLGASHPDVGDGVKQVLLKINSLTGCINGANISVKACPGGFYVYKFSGMTRPDVYCTEAPLNRTTTTTPTTISTPTTISTTSTTSTPPITTPTTISTTSITSTPPITTPTTISTTSTTSTPPITTPTTITTPTTISTTSTTSTPPITTPTTITTPTTISTSSTTSTPPITTPTTISTTSTPPITTPTSISTTSTTSTPLTSTPPITTPTTISTTSPNSTPPIITPTTPKITNVSTCSNTSHSTIPVPTIKPLENITVTHVKSQSTLTMTMLTQTVNAKEVKTLEINETTVVTIETKTITSTKIHIKKTRSVSPTSIKILVGGEQPESFTDRPDTMVMNTETTTPNLETLQPDDYCSQPAQTKTITETSSNAGNTCSKFTSALTTTTITTTEETIVLGPNGFSSSCTHY, encoded by the exons aatgttatttttacagcTGCCAAAACCTGTAATGATTGTAATTCGACCAATGCCAACTGTGAGGAGAAACCAGGTTATGTCATTTGTACCTGTAAAGCTGGATTCATAGGAAACGGCCTTAACTGCACAAGAATTGTGTTTTGTGACAGTACCAACTGCTGCCCACAAGGTTATTTATGGAACCGTGCAACAAATGTCTGCAATGATATTGATGAGTGCAAAAGCGCTACATTGAATAAGTGTGCCCCTCAAAGCAACTGTATCAATAGAAATGGTGTCTACCTGTGTTCAAGTGCTTACAGCCCTCAATGCCAATGTGACAAAGACACAGACTGCATAAATACAACGGCTGGTGTACAATGTGCTGACCCTTGCCAATTTTATGAAGAGCTTGATGGAGCTCACAGGCTGTTTACCATCAACTCCACTGGGAGATTTGCTACAGATCGATATAATGTTGGCTGGTTCCGttacaaaaacaattataaGATAAAAGAAGGGTGTGTtggttttttaaaatgtggatCGCTTGAGCCATTGAGTCTTGGTGCTAGCCATCCAGATGTTGGAGATGGAGTGAAGCAAGTCCTTCTAAAAATCAACTCATTAACTGGCTGCATAAATGGCGCAAACATCTCAGTGAAAGCCTGTCCCGGGGGGTTCTACGTCTATAAGTTTTCAGGAATGACTAGACCTGATGTTTATTGTACAG aagcaCCTCTTAACAggactaccaccaccacccccactaCTATAAGCACCCCCACTACTATCAGCActacctctaccacctctacaCCCCCTATCACCACCCCCACTACTATCAGCACTACCTCTATCACCTCTACACCCCCTATCACCACCCCCACTACTATCAGCActacctctaccacctctacaCCCCCTATCACCACCCCCACTACTATCACCACCCCCACTACTATCAGCACTACATCTACCACCTCTACACCCCCTATCACCACCCCCACTACTATCACCACCCCCACTACTATCAGCACTAGTTCTACCACCTCTACACCCCCTATCACCACCCCCACTACTATCAGTACTACCTCTACACCCCCTATCACCACCCCCACTAGTATCAGCActacctctaccacctctacaCCCCTCACCTCTACACCCCCTATCACCACCCCCACTACTATCAGCACTACCTCTCCCAACTCTACACCCCCTATCATCACCCCTACTACTCCTAAAATAACAAATGTATCAACATGTAGTAATACTTCACATTCCACTATACCCGTACCAACAATAAAGCCCCTAGAGAACATAACTGTAACTCACGTCAAAAGTCAAAGTACCCTCACAATGACAATGCTAACCCAAACTGTAAATGCAAAAGAGGTGAAGACTCTTGAAATAAACGAGACCACTGTTGTCACTATTGAGACTAAAACAATTACTTCCACGaaaatccacataaaaaaaacaagatctgTCTCCCCTACATCTATCAAAATCCTTGTTGGAGGTGAGCAGCCTGAATCTTTTACTGACCGCCCAGACACCATGGTGATGAACACTGAAACTACAACTCCTAACTTGGAGACTTTACAGCCAGACGACTACTGTAGCCAACCAGCCCAAACAAAGACCATTACAGAGACATCATCAAATGCTGGAAATACCTGTTCCAAGTTCACTTCTGCTTTAACCACTACCACTATAACAACGACAGAGGAAACAATTGTTTTGGGTCCTAATGGATTTTCCTCTAGTTGCACTCACtactaa